In one window of Chryseobacterium sp. JV274 DNA:
- a CDS encoding ACP phosphodiesterase: MNYLAHSFLSFTDGQIVGQFLEDFIRNRDRFSFPKDIQDGITMHRAIDTYTDSHPAIHEAKKVFAPLVRLYAGAFVDVSMDHFVARDLSLNSLTEWKAHSLKVYSALNAHEQWLPENLKKMLVKMEQDDWLYNYREDWGIKFSIQNVLNKAKYLDKDIPVFEAFLKNKDHLQQCYDDFFPDLLEHTKGINSLLQLEN, translated from the coding sequence ATGAATTATCTGGCGCATTCTTTTCTTTCTTTTACCGACGGACAGATCGTTGGTCAGTTTCTCGAAGATTTTATCCGCAACAGGGATCGTTTTTCTTTCCCGAAAGATATTCAGGACGGAATTACCATGCACAGGGCTATTGATACTTATACAGACTCCCATCCCGCGATTCATGAAGCTAAAAAAGTATTTGCTCCTTTGGTAAGATTGTATGCCGGTGCATTTGTAGATGTCTCAATGGATCACTTTGTGGCAAGAGACCTTTCCCTTAATTCTCTGACAGAATGGAAAGCCCATTCTCTTAAGGTTTACAGCGCTTTGAATGCCCATGAACAATGGCTGCCTGAAAATTTAAAAAAAATGCTGGTTAAAATGGAACAGGATGACTGGCTTTATAATTACCGTGAAGACTGGGGAATTAAATTCAGTATTCAGAATGTGCTCAATAAAGCAAAATATCTGGATAAAGATATTCCTGTTTTTGAAGCTTTTTTAAAGAATAAGGATCATCTTCAGCAATGTTATGATGATTTTTTTCCTGACCTGCTGGAACACACAAAAGGAATTAATTCATTATTACAACTGGAGAATTAA
- a CDS encoding phosphatase PAP2 family protein, producing the protein MKRRKALTVFAILISFTLFAQQDSLIVNNASDSLIADKDSISLLHLDETDPQYSFTKNRNRKNDIWGHFKYDLVTMAGGFGNAFTRPLSWEKKDYIRLGATVATVGMIYLADEDISRAFIRNRENVPNVLKKFGWYFGSPQINYGITGAVYVTGLLINNEKLRRTGVLMITAASATGAIQQISKSATGRARPGAGLGKHFFKPYGRDANFRSFPSGHTVLSITTSYALSKQFENPWVKGGILAVGSVVPVSRLLEGAHWFSDVTLSAIMSIAIVEGIDKFMKRKEKYEEDKKYNLKQQNKNKIAWDINAGPLGIGFVGRF; encoded by the coding sequence ATGAAGAGAAGAAAAGCGCTTACTGTATTTGCCATATTAATTTCTTTCACATTGTTTGCCCAACAGGACAGTCTCATTGTTAATAATGCTTCTGACAGTCTTATTGCAGACAAAGATTCGATATCACTTTTACATTTGGATGAAACTGATCCACAGTATTCTTTCACAAAGAATAGGAACAGGAAAAATGATATTTGGGGACATTTTAAATATGATCTTGTGACAATGGCGGGAGGTTTTGGGAATGCTTTTACGCGTCCTTTATCCTGGGAGAAGAAAGATTATATTAGATTAGGAGCTACTGTTGCTACTGTAGGAATGATATACCTTGCAGATGAAGACATCAGCCGTGCCTTTATCAGAAATAGGGAAAATGTGCCTAATGTTTTAAAAAAATTCGGGTGGTATTTTGGGAGTCCACAGATCAATTATGGTATTACGGGTGCCGTGTATGTAACGGGTCTTTTGATTAATAATGAAAAGCTGAGAAGAACAGGAGTTCTGATGATTACAGCAGCAAGTGCAACAGGAGCTATTCAGCAAATTTCAAAATCGGCAACGGGAAGAGCCAGACCGGGAGCCGGACTTGGAAAACACTTCTTCAAACCATACGGAAGAGATGCCAATTTCAGGAGCTTTCCATCCGGACATACTGTGCTTTCCATCACAACGAGCTATGCATTATCCAAACAATTTGAAAATCCATGGGTAAAAGGTGGAATTTTAGCTGTAGGGTCTGTTGTTCCGGTTTCAAGATTGCTTGAAGGGGCTCATTGGTTTTCTGATGTTACTTTAAGTGCTATTATGAGTATTGCCATTGTTGAAGGGATCGATAAATTTATGAAAAGAAAGGAAAAATACGAAGAGGATAAAAAATATAACCTTAAACAGCAAAATAAAAATAAAATTGCATGGGATATTAATGCGGGACCTTTAGGAATAGGGTTTGTGGGACGCTTTTAA
- a CDS encoding DUF6702 family protein, giving the protein MSGKLFFGFFLFVTLVFQSFTGDEVFHPYHVGSVEINYNSKSRTFEVTGRFFLDDMENGLGKKYGGSFHFNDEKYKVKLNEALQKYCSEYFKLKADNKFLKVNYIGYEEDQESVDIFLESEPVATPKKVETAVSFLYNLFDDQINIVHIIVKGERKSEKMTYPNRYLFKQF; this is encoded by the coding sequence ATGTCGGGTAAGCTTTTTTTTGGATTTTTTTTATTCGTAACCTTGGTATTTCAGAGTTTTACGGGTGATGAAGTTTTTCATCCCTATCATGTAGGCTCTGTGGAAATTAATTATAATTCAAAATCCAGAACATTTGAAGTGACCGGGCGATTCTTCCTAGATGATATGGAAAACGGATTGGGAAAAAAATATGGGGGATCTTTTCATTTTAATGATGAAAAATACAAAGTAAAATTGAATGAGGCCCTGCAAAAATACTGTTCGGAATATTTCAAATTAAAAGCAGATAACAAATTTTTGAAAGTAAACTATATTGGTTATGAAGAAGATCAGGAATCTGTAGATATATTTCTCGAATCTGAACCTGTAGCCACACCTAAAAAAGTGGAAACTGCGGTAAGTTTTCTGTACAACCTTTTCGATGATCAGATCAATATCGTTCACATCATTGTAAAAGGAGAAAGGAAAAGTGAGAAGATGACGTATCCCAACCGTTATTTATTTAAGCAATTTTAA
- a CDS encoding S8/S53 family peptidase: MDIKKLFFTKVSISHGGSKLLRNATAAFLGLYSYAFYGQVQKLDSRFDILLKNKESIANGRAVKELERPDMKLDQHLVVTSKGAQTMYSCIIYTKEPEKLKADGFIIQSQLPAFSTALVTIEDIERLVQLPYVTSVMGPAFDELHNDVSRAQSGASLLQDGVFNNTVYNGTGVLVGIYDSGIDWKHPDFRKANDQTKSRIVSIWDQTLTAQSGETTPTGFSTGVEYTRAQIEDELDGTPVGFVRENDTNGHGTHVSGTAAGNGAAFTDKRHKGFSSDADIVFVKGGNGSFPTTNTINALTYFKNVATALNKPIVVNMSIGGQGTAHDGTSSHEVAVNNFTASGPGRVVVISAGNDYGANLHRKVDIAAGAAQTYNFTVASNTSATSVFSFIMYANDNTAVTAKLTTPDGQQYTQNISTTTAHTILGGGLTATMYNYWGNDNNKRYVQLVVTRTSGTTNVQGNYTLEITNNGAQQITTHGWLYSQGVQTTLQNGDNEYIVGSPGNSSNAITVASYMGRASWYSGTSGYFTLTPQESISSFSGQGPRTDGFQKPDIAASGQNVISSRSGDSAPGTTDIIAGTNYYVKNQGTSMSSPGVAGAVGLLLQANPALTAAQVKTRLTSNARMDGATGTVPNMRWGYGKLDIYKAVTDELGCVKSNFETVGYDEPYIIANTESNYYFDNIALAVRYTPTLTGKLGGFSLLTGTSLPSDIPVDIQIRKVDANGNPGDIIATKTITSWLNNVQRFTWNYVNLSDLNVQTVTGKEFYVVVNGLGGRIAVKAENAVVNNRSKTSTDGTTWTSRTFDLKMRAVVYENVAEVKNLATSNQTKASTVANGYNYFTNACQLISRVEKETASTVTGNTTSKVWVDNAQPNYVARRYEINPDTNAVTATGKVTLYFKQSDFDAYNLTNGVKLPTSPTDVANKANLLIEKYTGTSTTGTVASFGGTATIITPDITNIIWNDTYQYWEVSFQTTGFGGYFVKTGTTLGTADIKVNSEVNITPNPAKDFVNVALGRHSKGVVTIYDASGKLVKTVNVNTNAGKIDVSELVRGTYLFTIVLDDNTKITKKVIKQ; the protein is encoded by the coding sequence ATGGATATTAAAAAATTATTTTTTACAAAAGTAAGCATTTCACACGGAGGATCGAAGCTTCTGAGAAATGCAACAGCAGCCTTTTTAGGATTGTATTCCTATGCTTTTTACGGGCAGGTACAGAAACTGGACTCCCGATTTGACATTTTATTGAAAAATAAAGAAAGTATTGCCAATGGGAGAGCGGTTAAAGAACTTGAACGCCCGGATATGAAACTTGATCAACATCTGGTGGTGACTTCAAAAGGAGCACAAACAATGTATTCATGTATTATTTATACTAAAGAGCCGGAAAAACTGAAAGCAGACGGTTTCATTATTCAGAGCCAGCTGCCAGCCTTTTCTACCGCTTTAGTTACCATTGAAGATATTGAAAGACTTGTGCAGCTTCCGTATGTAACATCTGTAATGGGGCCGGCATTTGATGAGCTTCATAATGATGTGAGCAGAGCCCAGTCCGGAGCAAGCCTTTTGCAGGATGGAGTTTTCAATAATACGGTTTATAATGGCACCGGTGTTTTGGTAGGAATTTATGACAGTGGAATAGACTGGAAACATCCGGACTTCAGAAAAGCTAATGACCAGACCAAAAGCAGAATTGTTTCGATCTGGGATCAGACATTAACGGCACAATCTGGAGAAACTACTCCTACAGGATTTTCAACAGGTGTAGAATATACAAGAGCACAGATTGAAGATGAGCTGGATGGAACGCCGGTAGGATTTGTTCGTGAAAATGATACCAACGGACATGGAACCCATGTTTCAGGTACAGCTGCTGGAAATGGTGCAGCTTTTACAGATAAAAGGCATAAAGGATTTTCATCTGATGCAGATATTGTATTTGTAAAAGGGGGAAATGGTTCTTTTCCTACAACAAATACCATTAATGCCTTAACCTATTTCAAAAACGTAGCAACGGCACTTAATAAACCTATCGTTGTCAATATGAGTATTGGCGGCCAGGGAACGGCTCATGACGGAACATCCAGTCATGAAGTGGCTGTTAATAATTTTACAGCATCAGGACCTGGTAGAGTGGTGGTTATTTCTGCCGGAAATGATTACGGAGCTAACCTTCACAGAAAAGTGGATATTGCAGCTGGTGCGGCACAGACGTATAACTTTACAGTAGCAAGCAATACTTCCGCAACTTCAGTGTTTTCATTCATTATGTATGCCAATGATAATACCGCTGTTACAGCAAAACTGACTACTCCCGATGGACAACAATATACACAGAATATAAGTACGACTACCGCTCACACCATATTGGGAGGAGGCCTTACAGCAACTATGTATAACTATTGGGGAAATGATAACAACAAAAGATACGTACAGTTAGTCGTAACCAGAACCTCCGGAACGACCAATGTTCAGGGAAATTATACATTGGAAATTACCAATAATGGAGCGCAGCAAATAACAACCCATGGCTGGCTGTACAGCCAGGGAGTGCAAACCACATTGCAAAACGGGGATAATGAATATATTGTAGGAAGTCCAGGGAATTCTTCCAATGCGATTACAGTAGCTTCATACATGGGAAGAGCCAGCTGGTATAGTGGAACAAGCGGCTATTTCACACTTACTCCGCAGGAGTCTATATCTTCATTTAGCGGACAGGGACCAAGAACAGATGGTTTTCAAAAACCTGATATTGCTGCTTCTGGCCAGAATGTGATTTCATCAAGATCAGGTGATTCTGCTCCTGGTACTACAGATATTATTGCAGGAACCAATTATTATGTAAAAAACCAGGGAACAAGTATGTCTTCACCCGGTGTAGCAGGAGCTGTAGGATTATTGCTGCAGGCCAATCCGGCATTAACTGCAGCCCAGGTAAAAACACGCCTTACCTCTAATGCAAGAATGGACGGAGCAACGGGAACTGTACCCAACATGAGATGGGGATATGGTAAACTGGACATTTACAAGGCAGTGACTGATGAGCTGGGATGTGTAAAATCTAATTTTGAGACGGTAGGGTATGATGAACCTTATATTATTGCCAATACAGAATCTAATTATTATTTTGATAATATAGCCCTTGCTGTCAGATATACACCAACCCTGACAGGAAAATTGGGAGGATTTTCATTATTAACAGGAACTTCGCTTCCTTCTGACATTCCGGTAGATATTCAAATCAGAAAAGTGGATGCGAATGGGAATCCCGGAGATATTATAGCCACTAAAACCATTACTTCATGGCTTAATAATGTGCAGAGATTTACCTGGAATTACGTGAATCTTTCGGATCTGAATGTACAAACGGTAACCGGAAAAGAATTTTATGTTGTCGTAAACGGTTTAGGGGGAAGAATTGCCGTGAAAGCTGAGAATGCAGTAGTCAACAACAGATCCAAGACGTCTACAGATGGTACAACATGGACTTCCAGAACATTCGATCTCAAAATGAGAGCTGTAGTCTATGAGAATGTTGCTGAAGTGAAGAACTTAGCAACATCCAATCAAACTAAAGCAAGCACAGTAGCCAATGGGTATAACTATTTTACCAATGCCTGCCAGCTTATCTCCAGAGTTGAAAAAGAAACTGCGAGTACTGTAACAGGAAATACAACATCAAAGGTATGGGTAGATAATGCACAGCCAAACTATGTTGCAAGAAGATATGAAATAAATCCGGATACGAATGCAGTCACTGCAACCGGAAAAGTAACTTTATACTTTAAACAGAGTGATTTTGACGCTTATAATCTGACCAACGGAGTGAAATTACCTACTTCCCCTACAGATGTTGCCAATAAAGCCAACCTTCTTATTGAAAAATATACAGGAACAAGTACTACGGGTACAGTAGCTTCTTTTGGAGGAACTGCTACAATTATTACACCTGATATTACAAATATTATCTGGAATGATACCTACCAATACTGGGAAGTGAGCTTCCAGACGACAGGTTTTGGCGGATACTTTGTGAAAACAGGGACTACATTAGGAACAGCAGATATTAAGGTGAACTCAGAAGTAAATATCACTCCGAATCCTGCAAAAGATTTTGTGAATGTAGCATTAGGCAGACATTCTAAAGGAGTGGTAACCATTTATGATGCATCAGGAAAACTGGTTAAAACCGTAAATGTAAATACCAATGCCGGTAAAATTGATGTTTCAGAACTGGTAAGAGGAACTTATCTGTTCACCATTGTACTGGATGATAACACAAAAATTACGAAAAAAGTAATTAAACAATAA
- a CDS encoding HupE/UreJ family protein: MQDFLFYLNLGWEHIISLDALDHQLFVLALIAVYSYSDWKKILILVTAFTIGHSITLALSILDVFRVPSDWVEFLIPLTIVLTSLDNIIMKNQKQTLMRANYYLALIFGLVHGMGFANTARVMIAKSQSIALPLLGFNIGLELGQIVIVAAILLLLFISLNLFKVNKKDWILFVSSGVFALSLKMTLERIPF; the protein is encoded by the coding sequence ATGCAGGATTTTCTTTTTTATTTAAACCTTGGATGGGAACATATCATTTCTTTGGATGCCTTAGATCATCAGCTATTTGTTCTGGCTTTAATTGCTGTTTATTCTTACAGTGACTGGAAAAAAATACTGATCCTTGTCACCGCATTTACAATCGGACATTCCATTACGTTAGCTTTAAGTATTCTGGATGTCTTCAGAGTTCCGTCTGACTGGGTTGAGTTTTTAATTCCTCTAACGATTGTCCTGACATCATTGGATAATATCATTATGAAAAATCAGAAACAGACCTTGATGAGGGCCAATTACTACCTTGCTCTGATCTTTGGCCTGGTCCATGGAATGGGATTTGCCAATACTGCAAGAGTAATGATAGCGAAAAGTCAAAGTATTGCTTTACCTCTGCTGGGATTCAATATTGGTTTGGAACTTGGGCAGATTGTAATTGTTGCTGCCATCTTACTCCTCCTGTTTATTTCACTCAATCTTTTCAAAGTGAATAAAAAAGACTGGATACTCTTCGTTTCTTCCGGGGTATTTGCTTTATCCTTAAAAATGACTTTGGAAAGAATTCCTTTTTAA
- a CDS encoding M1 family metallopeptidase, with product MKLKVIILSFSVFAYTGFTAQNIQNNPGSNHGNKFEQLGTILPTPNIYRTASGAPGHGYWQNRADYNITAYLDEDKRNLKGSETVTYYNNSPDDLDYIWLQLDENEHSSIRNAGYDTSSVLRPSTTDQQLKATELPVKDNGYGVSLEKVTDASGSALKYTVNKTMMRIDLPKVLKKGEKFVFKVDWNYNISNRMKMGGRGGYENFPEDGNDLYTMTQWYPRMCVYSDFQGWQNHQFTGRGEFALVFGDFKVSMNVPSDHIVGGTGECKNYDQVLTPDQLSRYRKAENASEPIEIVTLDEAKKAEKNHSKQRKTWIFEAKDVRDFAWTSSRKFVWDGMRVTIPENNNKVMAMSFYPKESYGLYRKFSTKAVAHTIKTYSEFTIPYPYPVAQSVEAANGMEYPMICFNFGRTEKDGTYSEGTKNGMLGVIIHEVGHNFFPMIINSDERQWAWMDEGLNTFTEYLTEEKWDNKFPSKRGPAWTIVDYMKLPKDQLEPIMSNSENIVQYGPNAYSKPATGLNILRETIMGRELFDKAFKTYAKRWAFKHPEPADLFRTMEDASGEDLDWFWRGWFYGTDPVDIAIDKVTVVVPNLETDPKAAAEVKYQVEKPLVNSFEDLSKIRNREDKNIKFYVDTDKAAQDFYYKYDRGQEKVDNNKEYVIKTEAGLPLDAKDKEKFKNITGYQIDFVNKGGLVMPIILEFTFEDGSKVYDKSAAQIWRLNEQKVSKTYYFEKKVKSIQLDPMRETADIDTTNNLWSSTGSGTETSKFQLFKQKQEGGPVRGGSTGKVNPMQAAGKS from the coding sequence ATGAAACTAAAAGTTATTATACTTTCATTTTCTGTATTTGCATATACAGGTTTCACCGCACAAAATATTCAGAATAACCCGGGCAGCAACCATGGCAACAAGTTTGAACAACTGGGAACAATTCTTCCAACACCCAACATTTACAGAACGGCTTCAGGAGCTCCGGGACACGGATACTGGCAAAACAGAGCCGACTATAACATTACTGCCTATCTGGATGAGGATAAAAGAAATCTGAAAGGTTCAGAAACGGTGACTTACTACAACAATTCTCCTGATGATCTGGATTATATTTGGCTGCAGCTAGATGAAAACGAACATTCAAGCATCAGAAATGCCGGGTATGATACTTCATCCGTTCTTCGTCCTTCAACGACCGACCAGCAGCTTAAGGCAACTGAACTTCCAGTAAAAGATAATGGTTACGGCGTGAGTCTTGAAAAAGTAACAGATGCTTCAGGTAGTGCTTTGAAGTATACGGTCAACAAAACCATGATGCGTATCGATCTTCCTAAAGTTTTGAAAAAGGGTGAAAAATTCGTTTTCAAAGTAGACTGGAACTACAATATCTCCAACAGAATGAAAATGGGAGGCCGTGGCGGTTACGAAAACTTCCCTGAAGACGGAAACGATCTGTATACGATGACCCAATGGTATCCCAGAATGTGTGTATACAGTGACTTCCAGGGCTGGCAAAACCATCAGTTTACCGGAAGAGGTGAATTTGCACTGGTTTTCGGAGATTTTAAAGTTTCAATGAATGTTCCTTCCGATCATATTGTAGGCGGAACCGGAGAATGTAAAAATTACGATCAGGTATTAACGCCTGATCAGCTGTCAAGATATAGAAAAGCTGAAAATGCCTCTGAACCTATCGAAATCGTAACATTGGATGAAGCTAAGAAAGCAGAAAAAAATCATTCAAAACAAAGAAAAACATGGATTTTTGAAGCGAAGGATGTTCGTGATTTTGCATGGACTTCTTCGAGAAAATTTGTCTGGGACGGAATGCGTGTAACAATTCCTGAAAACAATAATAAAGTAATGGCAATGAGTTTCTATCCAAAAGAATCTTACGGTCTTTACAGAAAGTTTTCCACAAAAGCGGTTGCTCATACCATTAAAACCTATTCAGAATTTACCATTCCTTATCCATATCCTGTAGCGCAGTCTGTAGAAGCTGCCAACGGGATGGAATATCCGATGATCTGTTTCAATTTCGGAAGAACTGAGAAAGACGGAACGTATTCGGAAGGGACCAAAAACGGAATGCTTGGAGTAATTATTCATGAAGTGGGGCACAACTTCTTCCCAATGATCATCAATTCTGATGAAAGACAGTGGGCATGGATGGATGAAGGTCTGAACACGTTTACAGAATATCTTACTGAAGAAAAATGGGATAATAAATTTCCTTCCAAAAGAGGACCGGCCTGGACGATCGTAGATTATATGAAACTACCGAAAGATCAGCTGGAGCCTATCATGAGCAACTCTGAAAATATTGTTCAATATGGCCCGAACGCGTATTCAAAACCTGCAACAGGATTGAATATTCTTCGTGAAACGATCATGGGAAGAGAGCTTTTCGACAAAGCTTTTAAAACATATGCTAAAAGATGGGCTTTTAAACATCCTGAACCTGCAGATTTATTCCGTACAATGGAAGATGCCAGTGGTGAAGATCTTGACTGGTTCTGGAGAGGCTGGTTCTACGGTACAGATCCTGTAGATATTGCTATTGATAAAGTAACGGTAGTCGTTCCCAATCTAGAGACCGATCCTAAAGCTGCTGCTGAAGTGAAATATCAGGTTGAAAAACCATTGGTGAACAGTTTTGAAGATCTTTCAAAAATCAGAAACAGAGAAGATAAGAATATTAAATTCTATGTAGATACTGACAAAGCTGCACAGGATTTCTATTATAAATATGACAGAGGCCAGGAAAAGGTAGACAATAACAAGGAATATGTCATCAAAACAGAGGCTGGTCTTCCTTTAGATGCAAAGGATAAAGAGAAGTTCAAAAATATTACAGGATATCAGATCGATTTTGTAAACAAAGGCGGACTGGTAATGCCTATCATTCTTGAGTTCACTTTTGAAGATGGTTCCAAAGTGTATGATAAATCTGCAGCACAGATCTGGAGACTGAATGAGCAAAAGGTTTCCAAGACGTATTATTTTGAAAAGAAAGTAAAATCTATTCAGCTTGACCCAATGAGAGAAACTGCTGATATTGATACCACGAATAATCTCTGGAGCAGCACCGGATCCGGTACTGAAACTTCAAAATTCCAACTCTTTAAACAAAAACAGGAAGGAGGACCTGTGAGAGGTGGCTCAACCGGAAAGGTGAATCCAATGCAGGCCGCAGGAAAGAGTTAA
- a CDS encoding LytR/AlgR family response regulator transcription factor, giving the protein MANLTIVNVDDEYPALQLVKQYCGQLDDVELLASFQKPEEALAFLKANKVDLVVFDINMPGINGVELLEQLPDPPLCIFLTLETKYAVKAFELDVVHYLIKPVDFDTFKKAVNKARDFVQFKSSAGSKQQEDFIMFKSNYVMNKVFLKDILWIQGFGEYIVLMTPLKKYMILERMSNFEEKFQHFGFIRIHKSYIVLSDHINSYNSGHVFLKNGEELPLGRTYKKNLKAHLS; this is encoded by the coding sequence ATGGCTAACCTGACTATCGTTAATGTAGATGATGAATATCCTGCGCTGCAACTTGTAAAACAATATTGCGGTCAGCTTGATGATGTTGAATTGCTGGCTTCATTTCAGAAACCGGAAGAAGCACTGGCTTTCCTGAAAGCAAACAAAGTGGATCTGGTTGTTTTCGATATCAATATGCCTGGCATCAATGGCGTAGAGCTTTTGGAGCAGCTTCCTGACCCGCCGCTGTGCATTTTCCTTACGTTGGAAACAAAATATGCAGTGAAAGCATTTGAGCTGGATGTTGTTCATTATCTTATCAAGCCTGTAGATTTTGATACTTTTAAAAAAGCGGTCAATAAAGCAAGGGATTTTGTTCAGTTTAAAAGTTCGGCTGGCAGTAAACAGCAGGAAGACTTTATTATGTTCAAATCCAATTATGTGATGAACAAGGTTTTTCTCAAAGATATTCTCTGGATACAGGGATTCGGGGAATATATTGTACTGATGACCCCTTTGAAAAAATATATGATTTTGGAGAGAATGTCAAATTTTGAAGAAAAGTTTCAGCATTTCGGATTTATCAGAATTCATAAGTCTTATATCGTATTATCGGATCATATCAATTCTTATAATTCCGGTCATGTTTTCCTGAAAAATGGGGAAGAGCTTCCATTGGGGAGAACGTATAAAAAGAATTTAAAAGCACATTTAAGCTAA
- a CDS encoding sensor histidine kinase: MTYFTENYFLDSIQLVISIILNTIFNVGIYYLVYYYLVPRFYLSNKYPEFILYALICFLVSSLFRILWEPAVFQMDFSGKGFHVGFLYNVYISQGIIILVGAFLGITKDKFLIEQDVISLGEEKDQLYLDLLKSKLNPHFLLNTLNNIYANSFTHSEKTSDSILQLSKLLKYIIYDSGKEKVTVSQEFASLKALAALYQLKYNNQLDIVMDIEEQEEFDIAEIPSAILLTLFENALKHSAIGENAYGFIKLFCNIERSELYFEIINSVGKDRIHAAESNYHGLGNEAIIHILEKFYPDQYEFYSGPKENDQYKIALTITING, from the coding sequence ATGACTTATTTCACCGAAAACTACTTCCTGGATTCAATTCAATTGGTGATAAGCATTATTTTGAATACAATTTTCAATGTTGGGATTTATTATCTGGTGTACTATTATCTTGTTCCCCGATTTTATTTATCCAATAAGTACCCGGAGTTTATCCTTTATGCTTTAATCTGCTTTTTGGTGTCCAGTCTTTTCAGAATTTTGTGGGAACCTGCCGTTTTTCAGATGGATTTCAGTGGAAAAGGTTTTCATGTAGGTTTTCTTTATAATGTGTACATCTCGCAGGGGATCATCATTCTGGTGGGAGCTTTTTTGGGGATTACCAAAGACAAATTTTTAATAGAGCAGGATGTGATCAGCCTTGGAGAAGAGAAAGATCAACTTTATCTTGATTTGCTGAAGTCTAAACTGAATCCTCATTTTTTATTGAATACTCTTAATAATATTTACGCGAACAGTTTTACCCATTCGGAGAAGACCTCAGATTCTATTTTGCAGTTGAGTAAACTTTTGAAGTATATTATCTATGACAGCGGAAAAGAAAAAGTAACCGTTTCTCAAGAATTTGCTTCCTTGAAAGCACTTGCAGCTTTATATCAGCTTAAGTATAATAACCAGCTTGATATTGTCATGGATATTGAAGAGCAGGAAGAATTTGACATTGCTGAAATTCCGTCTGCTATACTTCTTACTTTATTTGAAAATGCTTTAAAACACTCAGCAATAGGAGAGAATGCATATGGTTTTATAAAATTATTCTGTAATATTGAGCGCTCTGAACTGTATTTTGAAATTATAAATTCTGTAGGGAAAGATAGAATTCACGCAGCTGAATCTAATTATCACGGATTGGGTAATGAAGCAATTATTCATATATTGGAAAAATTTTATCCTGATCAGTATGAATTTTATTCCGGGCCGAAAGAAAATGATCAATATAAAATTGCTTTAACAATTACTATCAATGGCTAA
- a CDS encoding DUF2490 domain-containing protein, whose protein sequence is MWFQYLMSAKITDKSTLTALTQYRSFDLAYDTRLFLVNAYVDYEVVENIKPAVGAMFLILESYNADDSKKIRYEKRPFQQVTADYYIGRTSISNRLRVEERFISNPDEFEVRIRYLISVRIPFNKKGEKEKLYGILKNEIRMNVDKLEPFDSNRITAGLGIKLGKNSALELAFINQLETGKTSNYGFIGFRNNFDWRKKKQ, encoded by the coding sequence ATGTGGTTTCAGTACCTGATGTCAGCGAAGATTACAGACAAAAGTACTTTAACTGCACTTACTCAGTACCGTTCCTTCGATTTGGCTTACGATACAAGACTTTTTCTGGTGAATGCTTATGTAGATTATGAAGTGGTTGAGAATATAAAACCTGCTGTAGGAGCTATGTTTTTGATCCTTGAATCTTATAATGCTGATGATTCCAAAAAAATAAGATATGAAAAAAGACCTTTTCAACAGGTAACCGCTGATTATTATATTGGCAGAACATCAATCTCCAACCGTCTTAGAGTAGAGGAACGTTTTATCAGCAACCCTGATGAGTTTGAGGTAAGAATCCGTTATCTGATCTCTGTCAGAATTCCTTTCAATAAAAAAGGAGAAAAAGAAAAGCTCTACGGTATTCTTAAAAATGAAATAAGAATGAATGTTGATAAGCTAGAACCTTTCGACAGCAATCGTATTACTGCAGGTCTTGGAATAAAACTAGGAAAAAATTCTGCTTTGGAGCTTGCCTTTATCAATCAGCTGGAAACCGGAAAAACAAGTAATTACGGGTTTATAGGTTTCAGAAACAATTTTGACTGGAGAAAAAAGAAACAATAA